In Hydrogenovibrio marinus, a single genomic region encodes these proteins:
- a CDS encoding DUF2798 domain-containing protein, whose amino-acid sequence MFHPRHQHILFAFFMALFMSFLMSGVISYMNVGLPENFLKVWFHAWWTAFVIAFPIVLFVAPMVRRIVNKLVRAVEHPHHS is encoded by the coding sequence ATGTTTCACCCAAGACACCAACATATTTTGTTTGCATTTTTTATGGCGCTTTTCATGTCGTTTCTGATGTCAGGCGTGATCAGCTATATGAACGTAGGCTTGCCTGAGAACTTTTTGAAGGTTTGGTTTCACGCTTGGTGGACAGCGTTTGTGATTGCGTTTCCTATCGTGCTATTTGTGGCACCGATGGTGAGACGTATCGTCAATAAACTTGTCCGTGCGGTTGAGCATCCTCATCACAGCTAA
- a CDS encoding NADP(H)-dependent aldo-keto reductase codes for MIYNSLGNTDIQVSRICLGTMTWGEQNTQSEAFEQMDYALNQGVNFWDTAELYSVPPRAETYGATEIMIGNWFAKNGRRDDVVLASKIAGPMGPASHIRDGQGRFNREQITQALEASLKRLQTDYLDLYQLHWPERPTNYFGKLNYEWVDEPQNLTSFEETLEVLTEFVKQGKIRQIGLSNETAWGAMKFLQIAEAKGLQKIVTVQNPYSLLNRSYEVGLAEVSRHEGIGLLAYSPLGFGALSGKYLNGAKPEGSRLALFPNYDRYMGANAVRATELYAALAKGNGLTPTQLALAFVNSRPFLSANIIGATSMEQLKENIDSINITLDDEVLYQIERIHAQYTIPAP; via the coding sequence ATGATATACAACAGTCTTGGAAATACCGATATTCAAGTCAGTCGTATTTGTTTAGGTACCATGACTTGGGGTGAACAAAACACTCAGTCAGAGGCCTTTGAGCAAATGGATTATGCGCTGAATCAAGGCGTGAACTTCTGGGATACAGCAGAGCTGTATTCCGTACCACCACGTGCCGAAACTTACGGCGCAACCGAAATCATGATTGGTAATTGGTTTGCCAAGAACGGTCGACGCGACGATGTGGTGCTGGCCTCTAAAATCGCCGGGCCAATGGGACCAGCGTCACACATTCGTGATGGGCAAGGGCGTTTTAATCGAGAGCAGATCACTCAAGCGTTGGAAGCATCCCTTAAGCGTTTACAAACCGATTATTTGGATTTGTATCAATTGCATTGGCCGGAAAGACCAACCAACTACTTTGGTAAATTGAATTATGAGTGGGTAGATGAACCTCAGAATTTAACGTCTTTTGAAGAAACATTGGAAGTGCTGACTGAGTTCGTCAAGCAAGGCAAAATCCGTCAAATCGGGTTGTCGAATGAAACGGCTTGGGGGGCGATGAAGTTTTTGCAGATTGCCGAAGCGAAAGGCTTGCAGAAAATCGTCACCGTGCAAAATCCATATAGCTTGTTGAACCGCAGCTACGAAGTCGGTTTAGCAGAGGTTTCTCGCCATGAAGGCATTGGGTTGTTGGCTTACTCACCGCTTGGGTTTGGCGCATTGTCCGGAAAGTATCTGAACGGTGCTAAGCCAGAAGGCTCGCGTTTGGCATTGTTCCCTAACTATGATCGCTATATGGGAGCAAATGCTGTCAGAGCCACAGAGCTTTACGCGGCGTTGGCAAAAGGCAATGGTTTGACCCCGACTCAATTGGCACTGGCGTTTGTGAACTCACGTCCATTCCTGTCGGCGAACATCATCGGAGCAACCTCCATGGAACAGTTGAAAGAGAATATTGACTCCATCAATATCACCTTGGATGACGAAGTGCTGTACCAAATCGAACGGATTCATGCACAATACACCATTCCTGCACCTTAG
- a CDS encoding phosphate-starvation-inducible PsiE family protein: MSTSNHLSKKISQILDYDLDKRLINLVKMLRVVLVVFMIVYLAACLFSISNKLFDFLMHQGALNFPSMKVLLTDALFTLIVLAIVNALFIRNSFDYALTFLEIAFVVVIRKLILLDTTPDENGTLLILGGISAVFFALIIYIHGLMRQWREKEPKVMDEASK; the protein is encoded by the coding sequence ATGTCGACTTCAAATCATTTATCCAAAAAAATCTCTCAAATCCTAGATTATGATCTGGATAAAAGGCTCATCAATCTAGTGAAGATGCTGAGAGTTGTTTTGGTTGTGTTTATGATTGTTTATTTGGCGGCGTGCTTGTTCAGTATTTCCAACAAGTTGTTTGATTTCTTGATGCATCAAGGTGCTTTGAACTTTCCGTCAATGAAGGTTCTGTTGACCGATGCACTTTTCACCCTGATCGTGCTGGCAATCGTCAATGCTTTGTTCATCAGAAACAGCTTTGATTACGCCTTAACCTTCTTGGAAATCGCTTTTGTGGTGGTGATTCGAAAATTGATTCTTTTGGACACGACACCAGACGAGAACGGAACCCTGTTGATTTTGGGTGGTATCTCAGCGGTCTTCTTTGCGTTGATTATTTACATTCATGGTTTGATGAGACAATGGCGAGAAAAAGAACCGAAAGTCATGGACGAAGCTTCTAAGTAA